A DNA window from Pleurodeles waltl isolate 20211129_DDA chromosome 12, aPleWal1.hap1.20221129, whole genome shotgun sequence contains the following coding sequences:
- the LOC138268153 gene encoding SURP and G-patch domain-containing protein 2-like, protein MADKQVSREIFEAIMKEMVGTFRPSSSDDPFRAPGPSRSRRYEDDFEAERYRSPRDDYRGPESRRPAYSTPARRSPPPYYPDPQRSRSPLRPDDYYYSHSEPREFPHPREPMWSDDREYRRPPRRDGPFPEESFAMPGPTRGYGRPDAHASPGRLAYLERRQAAGLPVTSPRGGLPIRRPLRGGVVGRGPIRGGVVTRGLTRGLTRGGFVTRGVTRGAAAVRSRGALVARGRGSKAQAGGRGAAMNGKKPGPKREDKIKELMSGSDVVSKLGSKIVRWSGFNKVNTGEFDQKNRAYTSMQTQTMSNTLAAFKCALRPELRYQCFLTVKAPNHPALKKPTVDPDLFSMLLEKGLVENKKAFLDIIQPLDRYLTSFQQCVLKSAHPLMLACNAYELNMKQGFSGATDLSTAYENAVALCRKALVLFGQTNSIVASLRQEKILEHIGLQEMAPKPSDFPNMEDSTLFGKKYMAQLKAWLEKSGYPMHLQHERVSGPKEPLEDLTPDPAAKEIIDDLLEDAVKTLEDKKKAAVEGDTEMADREKPELWFLFDEASHEFKYYQHKLLELQKHQQADVEAKRAQLKVAAAVSLVAKSAGPSKPSTDPQFDEVDDKTRQTAENLARFVFQLGSNIEDFNMDSLTSNPDFWFLTKKDCPAHKFYEMKLTEFREGTESGDAETKDTEAAQEEETEVTNDAEQKDTEETAENDESEPQKSQEATDVECDSTKGSSGTTSTPAPAAQPQRKRGAAKARTATPKKASVPEEPKADDPVKTGNERPTGRAGLRKKQKLAEDDHGSVETPTKGGAASGDEDLNEDSLDATE, encoded by the exons ATGGCGGACAAGCAGGTGTCCCGGGAGATCTTCGAGGCCATCATGAAGGAGATGGTGGGCACCTTCCGCCCCAGCAGCTCCGACGACCCCTTCCGCGCTCCGG GGCCGTCCCGATCCCGCAGGTACGAGGATGATTTCGAGGCGGAGCGCTACCGGAGCCCCCGCGACGACTACCGAGGGCCTGAGAGCCGCAGGCCGGCCTACTCCACCCCAGCCCGGCGCTCACCGCCGCCCTACTATCCGGACCCCCAGCGGTCCCGCAGCCCGCTCCGGCCCGACGACTACTACTACAGCCACTCTGAGCCCCGCGAGTTCCCGCACCCCCGGGAGCCAATGTGGTCGGATGACCGCGAGTACCGGCGCCCACCCCGGAGGGACGGACCTTTCCCCGAGGAGAGCTTCGCCATGCCCGGGCCCACGCGGGGCTACGGCAGGCCGGACGCCCACGCCTCTCCAGGGAGACTGGCTTACCTGGAGCGAAGGCAAGCAGCGGGGCTACCGGTCACGTCCCCCAGAGGGGGTCTCCCCATCAGGAGGCCGCTCCGGGGCGGGGTGGTCGGCAGGGGGCCGATCCGAGGTGGCGTTGTGACCCGGGGCCTGACCAGAGGACTGACGAGGGGCGGCTTTGTGACCAGAGGCGTGACACGGGGGGCCGCCGCCGTGCGAAGTCGGGGGGCGCTGGTGGCGAGAGGCCGCGGCTCCAAGGCTCAAGCCGGCGGCAGAGGGGCGGCTATGAACGGCAAGAAGCCGGGCCCCAAAAGGGAGGACAAGATCAAGGAGCTGATGTCCGGCTCTGACGTCGTCTCCAAGCTCGGCAGCAAGATCGTGCGCTGGTCCGGCTTCAACAAGGTGAATACGGGCGAGTTTGACCAGAAGAACCGTGCCTACACCTCCATGCAGACCCAGACCATGTCAAATACCCTGGCCGCATTCAAGTGTGCCCTGAGGCCCGAGCTGCGCTACCAGTGCTTTCTGACCGTCAAGGCGCCCAACCACCCGGCCCTAAAGAAGCCCACCGTGGACCCCGACCTCTTTAGTATGCTGCTGGAGAAGGGCCTGGTGGAGAACAAGAAGGCCTTCCTGGACATCATCCAGCCGCTGGACAGGTATCTGACCTCTTTCCAGCAGTGCGTGTTGAAGAGCGCCCATCCTCTGATGCTGGCCTGCAACGCATACGAGCTGAACATGAAGCAGGGCTTCTCTGGCGCCACCGACCTTTCAACCGCCTACGAGAACGCCGTGGCGCTCTGCCGCAAGGCCCTGGTGCTCTTCGGCCAGACAAACTCCATCGTCGCTTCCCTGCGCCAGGAGAAGATCCTCGAGCACATCGGCCTGCAGGAGATGGCGCCCAAGCCCTCCGACTTCCCCAACATGGAGGACTCTACGCTCTTCGGCAAAAAGTACATGGCGCAGCTGAAGGCCTGGCTCGAGAAGAGTGGCTACCCCATGCACCTGCAGCATGAGCGGGTCAGCGGGCCCAAGGAGCCGCTGGAAG ATCTGACCCCTGACCCGGCAGCTAAAGAGATAATAGACGACCTGCTGGAGGACGCTGTCAAGACTTTGGAGGACAAAAAGAAGGCTGCGGTGGAGGGCGACACGGAGATGGCAGACCGAGAAAAGCCCGAGCTGTG GTTCTTATTTGACGAGGCGAGCCATGAGTTCAAGTACTACCAGCACAAGCTGCTGGAGCTGCAGAAGCATCAGCAGGCGGACGTGGAGGCCAAGCGGGCGCAGCTCAAGGTGGCTGCCGCGGTGTCGCTGGTTGCCAAATCTGCCGGCCCGTCCAAGCCCTCGACCGACCCTCAGTTTGATGAAG TTGATGATAAAACTAGACAAACGGCAGAAAATCTTGCACGGTTCGTATTCCAACTGGGCTCAAACATTGAGGATTTCAACATGGACAGCCTCACTTCCAATCCAGACTTTTG GTTCTTAACAAAAAAAGATTGCCCCGCGCACAAATTTTACGAGATGAAATTGACCGAATTTCGCGAAGGAACAGAAAGTGGAGACGCTGAGACAAAGGACACTGAAGCTGCacaggaggaggaaacagaggtgaCCAACGATGCAGAacaaaaagacactgaggaaacGGCAGAGAACGACGAATCTGAACCCCAGAAGTCTCAGGAAGCTACGGACGTGGAGTGTGACTCCACAAAGGGGTCCAGCGGGACAACATCTACTCCTGCGCCGGCCGCACAGCCTCAGAGGAAGCGAGGAGCAGCCAAAGCTAGGACTGCCACTCCCAAAAAGGCCAGTGTGCCCGAGGAGCCCAAAG CTGATGACCCGGTCAAAACTGGTAATGAAAGACCAACAGGACGAGCAGGTCTAAGGAAG